A section of the Cololabis saira isolate AMF1-May2022 chromosome 6, fColSai1.1, whole genome shotgun sequence genome encodes:
- the mettl5 gene encoding rRNA N6-adenosine-methyltransferase METTL5: MKLKELESCLQQVDTFEEPKILLEQYPTSPHIAACMLYTIHNTFDDIEGRLVADLGCGCGVLSIGAAMLDAGLCVGFDIDEDALDIFRRNVEEFEISNVDLVQCDLRSLESDVYAKKFDTVIMNPPFGTKHNQGMDMKFLRAALTMAETAVYSLHKTATREHIQKKATDWGVKMEVLAELRYDLPASYKFHKKKSVDIQVDFIRFSKA, from the exons ATGAAGCTCAAAGAATTAGAAAGCTGCTTACAGCAAGTGGACACATTTGAAGAGCCGAAAATCCTTCTGGAGCAATATCCAACCAGTCCTCACATCGCTG CATGCATGCTTTATACAATCCACAATACGTTTGATGATATCGAGGGTAGACTGGTGGCAGATTTGGGATGTGGTTGTGGAGTCCTCAGCATCGGAGCTGCGATGCTCGACGCAGG CTTGTGCGTGGGCTTTGATATTGATGAAGACGCACTGGACATATTCAGAAGAAACGTAGAGGAGTTTGAGATCTCTAATGTGGACCTGGTCCAGTGTGACCTGCGTTCCCTAGAATCCGACGTTTATGCCAAAAAGTTTGACACTGTAATAATGAATCCTCCGTTTGGTACAAAGCACAACCAAG GCATGGACATGAAGTTCCTTCGAGCAGCTTTAACGATGGCAGAGACAGCTGTGTACTCGCTTCATAAAACAGCAACACGAGAG CACATACAAAAGAAGGCTACCGACTGGGGAGTAAAGATGGAAGTTCTGGCAG AGCTACGATATGACTTGCCAGCATCATACAAGTTTCACAAAAAGAAATCA GTTGACATCCAGGTGGACTTTATACGCTTCTCCAAAGCCTGA